A genomic region of Methylobacterium durans contains the following coding sequences:
- a CDS encoding cytochrome P450, producing MQSLTISPPDARFRPKVPPPLREPLGLFAFLRAARANPITTWMEDHFTAPVVAGEGAMGRVTVVSDPDLIRYLFVENARNYRKDDLQRRVLAPGLGNGLLTAEGDEWRLQRRTLAPIFNARTVEGFAPAMNAAGARIARRLARRDGMRVDVALEMTRATLDVLERTIFTHGLPSDPDALGRAITRFLEAVGPIDPLDVFGVPAMVPRIGRLRARPAIRFFAEVVDALIDRRRDLMEAGAAPQDLLTLLLAAQDPETGKGLTDLEVKANIVTFIAAGHETTANALTWALYCLSQDGAARARLEAEVDAAAGQDGFHYPDLPFTKAVMEEAMRLFPPVPFMSRQAIRDDRIGRIKIPRGSLVMVAPYVLHRHRTLWDDPDAFVPERFLGPARQSISRYAYLPFGAGPRVCIGQSFSLQEQVILLAHAVRAMRFTLPPDHAPVTPLHRVTLRPEHGLRMQVERRG from the coding sequence ATGCAGAGCCTGACCATCAGCCCGCCGGATGCGCGCTTCCGCCCGAAGGTCCCGCCGCCCCTGCGGGAGCCGCTCGGCCTGTTCGCCTTCCTGAGGGCCGCCCGCGCGAACCCGATCACGACCTGGATGGAGGACCATTTCACCGCGCCCGTGGTGGCGGGCGAGGGCGCCATGGGGCGCGTGACGGTGGTGAGCGACCCGGACCTGATCCGGTACCTCTTCGTCGAGAACGCCCGCAATTACCGCAAGGACGACCTGCAGCGGCGTGTCCTCGCGCCGGGTCTCGGCAACGGGCTCCTCACGGCCGAGGGTGACGAGTGGCGGCTGCAGCGGCGCACGCTGGCGCCGATCTTCAACGCGCGCACCGTCGAGGGCTTCGCGCCGGCCATGAACGCGGCGGGCGCCCGGATCGCGCGGCGACTCGCCCGGCGCGACGGGATGCGGGTCGACGTGGCACTCGAGATGACGCGGGCGACCCTCGACGTCCTTGAGCGGACGATCTTCACCCACGGTCTGCCGAGCGACCCGGACGCCCTCGGGCGCGCCATCACCCGCTTTCTGGAGGCGGTCGGGCCGATCGACCCGCTCGACGTGTTCGGGGTGCCCGCGATGGTGCCGCGGATCGGGCGGCTGCGAGCCCGTCCGGCCATACGCTTCTTCGCCGAGGTGGTGGACGCGCTGATCGACCGGCGCCGCGATCTGATGGAGGCGGGCGCAGCGCCGCAGGACCTGCTGACCCTGCTGCTCGCCGCCCAGGACCCGGAGACCGGGAAGGGGCTCACGGATCTCGAGGTGAAGGCCAACATCGTCACCTTCATCGCGGCCGGCCACGAAACCACGGCGAACGCCCTGACCTGGGCGCTCTACTGCCTGTCGCAGGACGGAGCCGCGCGCGCGCGGTTGGAGGCCGAGGTCGACGCGGCGGCCGGGCAGGACGGCTTCCACTACCCGGACCTGCCCTTCACGAAGGCGGTGATGGAGGAGGCGATGCGCCTGTTCCCGCCGGTGCCCTTCATGAGCCGCCAGGCGATCCGCGACGACCGGATCGGGCGCATCAAGATCCCACGCGGCTCGCTGGTGATGGTGGCGCCCTACGTGCTCCACCGCCACCGGACGCTCTGGGATGACCCCGACGCCTTCGTGCCGGAGCGCTTCCTCGGGCCCGCGCGTCAATCGATCTCGCGCTACGCCTACCTGCCCTTCGGGGCGGGCCCGCGCGTCTGCATCGGCCAGAGCTTCTCGCTGCAGGAACAGGTCATCCTGCTGGCGCACGCGGTGCGCGCGATGCGATTCACCCTGCCGCCGGACCACGCGCCGGTGACGCCGCTCCACCGCGTGACGCTGCGGCCGGAGCACGGGCTGAGGATGCAGGTCGAGCGGAGGGGGTAG
- a CDS encoding SspB family protein, translating into MADDLIRYDLLVQDALRGVVRKVLTDAAREGLAGEHHFYVSFRTEAPGVRMSQRLREKYPQDMTIVLQHQFWDLGVTEHSFEVGLSFSGVPERLLVPFDALTGFFDPSVQFGLKFDLSEGSELAEEEAPAAPAKPGPRGAASEPSETKPKAGGLAAISNGAPKVVPALPSAPGQGKTEESKPAARKEGDGEGADTGAEVVSLDAFRKKS; encoded by the coding sequence ATGGCAGACGACCTGATCCGTTACGATCTCCTGGTGCAGGATGCCCTGCGCGGCGTGGTCCGCAAGGTGCTCACGGACGCGGCCCGGGAGGGGCTCGCCGGCGAGCATCATTTCTACGTGTCGTTCCGAACCGAGGCGCCCGGCGTCCGGATGTCGCAACGCCTGCGCGAGAAGTACCCGCAGGACATGACGATCGTTCTGCAGCACCAGTTCTGGGACCTCGGCGTCACCGAGCATTCCTTCGAGGTCGGCCTGTCCTTCTCGGGCGTGCCCGAGCGGCTGCTCGTCCCCTTCGACGCGCTGACCGGCTTCTTCGACCCGTCCGTTCAGTTCGGCCTCAAGTTCGACCTCAGCGAGGGGTCCGAACTCGCCGAGGAGGAGGCACCGGCTGCCCCGGCGAAGCCCGGCCCGCGCGGCGCCGCCTCCGAGCCCAGCGAGACGAAGCCGAAGGCCGGCGGACTTGCCGCGATCAGCAACGGCGCCCCGAAGGTCGTCCCCGCCCTTCCCTCCGCTCCGGGCCAGGGCAAGACCGAGGAATCCAAGCCCGCCGCCCGCAAGGAGGGCGATGGCGAGGGCGCCGACACGGGCGCCGAAGTCGTCAGCCTCGACGCCTTCCGCAAGAAGAGCTGA
- a CDS encoding CPBP family intramembrane glutamic endopeptidase encodes MKPDRSPPITDDAPPAPEGSLVRRLGSGFLRLLGLAAAVILYLGVAKILAILAVRVGADLIEGIDPLLPTDRRPNIGAASFARRELAADILLQVNLAILVLLTAIWRQGAGWRARLALDRTGPNGMRARHLLLILLFWPVLHITWVTGTAEAFGATFAHGVKLSPTLSAAAVAAWLAYVVIVAPAAEELLIRGEIFAQARGFLPPAAAILVTALLFALAHVSAWGLARPVSLLPLALMLGWLRWRTGRLWPCIALHGWSNLALIAYVLWPAAG; translated from the coding sequence TTGAAGCCCGATCGTAGCCCTCCGATCACGGATGATGCGCCGCCGGCCCCGGAGGGCTCCCTCGTCCGCCGGCTGGGCTCCGGCTTCCTGCGCCTCCTCGGCCTCGCCGCCGCCGTCATCCTCTATCTCGGCGTGGCCAAGATCCTGGCGATTCTCGCGGTGCGGGTGGGCGCGGACCTGATCGAGGGAATCGATCCGCTCCTGCCCACGGACCGGCGGCCGAACATCGGCGCGGCGAGCTTCGCCCGGCGCGAGCTCGCCGCCGACATCCTGCTCCAGGTCAACCTCGCCATCCTGGTTCTCCTGACCGCGATCTGGCGCCAGGGGGCGGGCTGGCGCGCGCGCCTCGCCCTCGACCGGACAGGACCGAACGGCATGCGGGCGCGCCACCTGCTCCTGATCCTGCTCTTCTGGCCCGTCCTGCACATCACCTGGGTCACCGGCACGGCGGAGGCGTTCGGCGCCACCTTCGCGCACGGGGTGAAGCTCTCGCCGACCCTGAGCGCGGCCGCCGTCGCGGCCTGGCTCGCCTACGTCGTGATCGTGGCGCCGGCGGCCGAGGAACTCCTGATCCGCGGCGAGATCTTCGCGCAGGCCCGCGGCTTCCTGCCGCCCGCAGCGGCGATCCTCGTGACCGCCCTCCTGTTCGCCCTGGCCCATGTCTCGGCCTGGGGGCTCGCGCGGCCGGTCTCCCTCCTGCCGCTCGCGCTCATGCTCGGCTGGCTGCGCTGGCGGACCGGGCGGCTCTGGCCCTGCATCGCCCTGCACGGATGGAGCAACCTCGCGCTCATCGCCTACGTGCTCTGGCCGGCGGCCGGGTGA
- a CDS encoding thymidylate synthase has protein sequence MDAYHQLLRRILDEGVRKEDRTGTGTLSVFGHQMRFDLGQGFPLVTTKRLHLRSIIHELLWFLAGDTNVRALQAEGVTIWDEWADAEGELGPVYGKQWRSWQKPGGGTVDQIAEIVAEIRRNPDSRRLIVSAWNPADLDRMALAPCHCLFQFYVAEGRLSCQLYQRSADAFLGVPFNIASYALLTQMVAQVTGLAPGDFVHTFGDAHLYLNHLEQARLQLTREPRPLPRLRLDPAVRELSDFRFAHVAIEGYEPHPAISAPVAV, from the coding sequence ATGGACGCCTATCACCAGCTTCTGCGCCGCATCCTCGACGAGGGCGTGCGCAAAGAGGACCGCACCGGCACCGGCACGCTCTCCGTGTTCGGTCACCAGATGCGCTTCGATCTCGGCCAGGGCTTCCCCCTCGTCACGACGAAGCGGTTGCATCTGCGCTCGATCATCCACGAGCTGCTCTGGTTCCTGGCCGGCGACACCAACGTGCGCGCCCTCCAGGCCGAGGGCGTGACGATCTGGGACGAGTGGGCCGACGCCGAGGGCGAGCTCGGCCCGGTCTACGGCAAGCAGTGGCGCTCCTGGCAGAAGCCCGGCGGCGGCACCGTCGACCAGATCGCCGAAATCGTCGCCGAGATCCGCCGCAACCCGGATTCGCGCCGCCTGATCGTCTCGGCCTGGAACCCGGCGGATCTCGACCGGATGGCGCTCGCCCCCTGCCACTGCCTGTTCCAGTTCTACGTCGCCGAGGGGCGGCTCTCCTGCCAGCTCTACCAGCGCTCGGCGGACGCCTTCCTCGGCGTGCCCTTCAACATCGCGAGCTACGCGCTGCTGACGCAGATGGTCGCGCAGGTGACGGGGCTGGCGCCGGGCGATTTCGTCCACACCTTCGGCGACGCGCACCTCTACCTGAACCACCTGGAGCAGGCGCGCCTGCAACTCACCCGTGAGCCTCGCCCGCTGCCGCGCCTGCGGCTCGACCCCGCGGTGCGCGAGCTCTCGGATTTCCGCTTCGCGCATGTGGCGATCGAGGGATACGAGCCGCACCCTGCGATCTCCGCGCCCGTGGCGGTCTGA
- a CDS encoding dihydrofolate reductase, translating to MAGTLPRITLVVAVARNGVIGRDNDMAWRLRSDLRRFKALTLGKPILMGRKTFQSLGRPLPGRANLVLTRDPAYAAEGATVVRDWTAALAAAGAAPELMVVGGGEIYAIALPHADRIHLTEVDAAPAGDTLFPAFDRSAFRETLREAHAAGEHDEHAFTFIDLERVR from the coding sequence ATGGCAGGCACGCTCCCCCGCATCACCCTGGTCGTCGCGGTGGCCCGCAACGGCGTCATCGGCCGCGACAACGACATGGCGTGGCGCCTGCGCAGCGACCTGCGCCGCTTCAAGGCCCTGACCCTCGGCAAGCCGATCCTGATGGGGCGGAAGACCTTCCAGTCCCTCGGGCGGCCCCTGCCGGGGCGGGCCAACCTCGTGCTGACGCGCGATCCCGCCTACGCGGCCGAGGGCGCCACCGTGGTGCGCGACTGGACGGCTGCGCTCGCCGCGGCGGGTGCGGCACCGGAGCTGATGGTCGTCGGCGGGGGCGAGATCTACGCCATCGCCCTGCCGCATGCCGACCGCATCCACCTCACCGAGGTCGATGCCGCCCCCGCGGGCGACACCCTGTTCCCCGCCTTCGACCGGTCCGCATTCCGGGAGACCCTGCGCGAGGCGCATGCGGCGGGCGAGCACGACGAGCACGCCTTCACCTTCATCGATCTGGAGCGCGTCCGCTGA
- the hflK gene encoding FtsH protease activity modulator HflK, translating into MPWSNQSGGGGSGGGGPWGRGSGNGGGPWGTGNGGGGKTPPDLEDLLRRGQDRLRGVMPGGSFGGGRGIVVIGVAAVAIWLFTGFYTVAPNQVGIETIFGRYVGSKGEGLRYNLPYPIGGVVKPNVGQVNSIQIGYRSGVGSQARARDVPEESLMLTGDENIVDLDFEVQWRVNPLKASDYVFNLQNPEGTIKAISESAMREVIGRRNIQAILTNEQSSIAQEVKEIVQSALDEYGAGVRIEVVQLVSVTPPPEVRPSFIDVNAAQQDAERLQNEAKTYASREVPQARGRAAQVVQAAEAYRTQATADATGQAARFQQVYESYKNAPAVSRERIYLETMEKVFGSVNKVIIDQSGGPGGTNAAAGVLPVLPLTEFGGRGGQQAGGAAR; encoded by the coding sequence ATGCCTTGGAGCAATCAGAGCGGTGGCGGCGGCAGCGGCGGGGGAGGACCCTGGGGCCGCGGCAGCGGCAACGGCGGCGGCCCCTGGGGCACCGGCAACGGCGGCGGGGGCAAGACGCCGCCGGATCTTGAGGACCTTCTGCGCCGCGGCCAGGACCGTCTGCGCGGCGTCATGCCCGGCGGCTCCTTCGGCGGCGGGCGCGGCATCGTCGTCATCGGCGTCGCGGCGGTGGCGATCTGGCTCTTCACCGGCTTCTACACGGTGGCGCCGAACCAGGTCGGCATCGAGACCATCTTCGGCCGCTACGTCGGCTCGAAGGGCGAGGGTCTGCGCTACAACCTGCCGTACCCGATCGGCGGCGTCGTCAAGCCGAATGTCGGCCAGGTGAACTCCATCCAGATCGGCTACCGCTCGGGCGTCGGCTCGCAGGCGCGGGCCCGGGACGTGCCCGAGGAGAGCCTGATGCTCACGGGCGACGAGAACATCGTCGACCTCGACTTCGAGGTGCAGTGGCGCGTCAACCCGCTGAAGGCGTCGGATTACGTCTTCAACCTGCAGAACCCGGAAGGGACCATCAAGGCGATCTCCGAGAGCGCCATGCGCGAGGTGATCGGCCGCCGCAACATCCAGGCGATCCTGACGAACGAGCAGTCGAGCATCGCCCAGGAGGTCAAGGAGATCGTCCAGAGCGCCCTCGACGAGTACGGCGCAGGCGTGCGCATCGAGGTGGTGCAGCTCGTCAGCGTGACGCCGCCGCCCGAGGTCCGGCCCTCCTTCATCGACGTGAACGCCGCCCAGCAGGACGCCGAGCGCCTGCAGAACGAGGCGAAGACCTACGCGAGCCGTGAGGTTCCGCAGGCCCGCGGCCGCGCTGCGCAGGTCGTGCAGGCGGCCGAGGCCTATCGGACGCAGGCCACCGCTGACGCGACCGGCCAGGCCGCACGCTTCCAGCAGGTCTACGAATCCTACAAGAACGCGCCGGCGGTGAGCCGCGAGCGCATCTACCTGGAGACGATGGAGAAGGTGTTCGGCTCCGTGAACAAGGTGATCATTGACCAGAGCGGCGGCCCCGGTGGCACCAACGCGGCCGCGGGCGTGCTGCCCGTGCTGCCGCTGACGGAATTCGGCGGCCGCGGCGGCCAGCAGGCGGGTGGAGCGGCACGATGA
- the hflC gene encoding protease modulator HflC gives MNGNALRTGLVVLVAAIAVGLYASVFTVGQMQQALVLQLGRVRAVLNQTGEDRPGLYFKVPFVENVIIFDKRVLDLDLPVQALLTADRQNLEVDAFARYRIVDPLRFYQSVGNIGLANQRLASFTNSALRNVLARSTRDAIVKTDRMRLMNEIQEDVNRQSKSLGVEIVDLRMTRVDLPAQNSSAVYERMKTERKREAADVRANGEQIAQTIRARADRDVTVILAEANQKSEQLRGQGDADRNRILAEAFSKDPDFFSFYRSMQAYETGLKGSDTRLVISPNSDFFRYFGDPQGRAGQAGTAPRGTGEPGASTGSTAGASR, from the coding sequence ATGAACGGGAACGCTCTCCGAACCGGCCTCGTCGTCCTCGTCGCGGCCATCGCGGTCGGGCTCTACGCCTCCGTCTTCACCGTCGGGCAGATGCAGCAGGCCCTCGTCCTGCAGCTCGGGCGGGTGCGGGCCGTCCTGAACCAGACCGGCGAGGACCGGCCGGGCCTCTACTTCAAGGTGCCGTTCGTCGAGAACGTCATCATCTTCGACAAGCGGGTGCTCGATCTCGACCTGCCGGTCCAGGCCCTCCTGACGGCCGACCGGCAGAATCTCGAGGTTGACGCCTTCGCGCGCTACCGGATCGTCGACCCGCTGCGCTTCTACCAGTCGGTGGGCAATATCGGGCTCGCCAACCAGCGCTTGGCCAGCTTCACCAACTCGGCGCTGCGCAACGTGCTCGCGCGCTCGACCCGTGACGCGATCGTGAAGACCGACCGCATGCGGCTGATGAACGAGATCCAGGAGGACGTGAACCGTCAGTCCAAGAGCCTCGGCGTCGAGATCGTCGATCTGCGCATGACCCGCGTCGACCTGCCGGCGCAGAACAGCTCGGCGGTCTACGAGCGCATGAAGACCGAGCGCAAGCGCGAGGCGGCCGACGTCCGAGCCAACGGCGAGCAGATCGCCCAGACGATCCGCGCGCGGGCCGACCGCGACGTCACCGTCATCCTGGCGGAGGCCAACCAGAAGTCGGAGCAGCTCCGGGGCCAGGGCGACGCGGACCGCAACCGCATCCTGGCGGAGGCCTTCTCGAAGGACCCGGACTTCTTCAGCTTCTACCGCTCGATGCAGGCCTACGAGACCGGCCTGAAGGGCTCGGACACCCGCCTCGTGATCAGCCCGAATTCGGACTTCTTCCGGTATTTCGGCGATCCGCAGGGCCGGGCCGGGCAGGCTGGGACGGCGCCCCGCGGCACGGGCGAGCCGGGGGCATCGACGGGTTCCACGGCCGGCGCCTCGCGCTGA
- a CDS encoding Do family serine endopeptidase, giving the protein MLPVASATGARRPSALGRHARSALAAILIGASVAGSAVPVPAFAKGPESLADLAERITDAVVNISASTTVESRSTGGRTMPQLPPGTPFEDLFEEFFNRRGNRGGEQRGDNETPRQQRKSNSLGSGFIIDSAGIVVTNNHVIGDANDIQVILSDGTKLKAEIIGKDSKIDLAVLRVKPTADRPLKAVPFGDSEKMRPGDWVVAIGNPFGLGGSVSAGIVSARGRNIESGPYDNYIQTDAAINKGNSGGPLFNMDGEVIGINTAILSPTGGSVGIGFAVPSGTAKPVIDQLREFGEVRRGWLGVRIQNVDESTAEALGLKGGAKGALIAGVDDKGPARTAGLEVGDVITKFNGSAVKASSDLPRIVAATPVGKTVDVVVVRKGEEVTKPVTLGRLEDGEKPQLANVKQPEPESAVRQALGLNLSGMTDELRKRYSIKDTVKGVVVTRVDPSSTAADKRIQAGEVIVEVGQEAVSAPADVTKRVDALKKEGRKSVLLLVASAGGDVRFVALGLE; this is encoded by the coding sequence ATGCTACCCGTCGCGAGCGCCACCGGAGCGCGCCGTCCATCCGCGTTGGGCCGCCACGCCCGGTCGGCCCTCGCCGCCATCCTCATCGGCGCCTCCGTCGCCGGCAGCGCGGTGCCGGTGCCCGCCTTCGCGAAGGGCCCCGAATCCCTGGCGGACCTCGCCGAGCGCATCACCGACGCCGTCGTCAACATCTCGGCCTCGACCACGGTGGAATCGCGCTCGACGGGCGGGCGCACCATGCCGCAATTGCCGCCCGGCACGCCCTTCGAGGACCTGTTCGAGGAGTTCTTCAACCGGCGCGGCAATCGCGGCGGCGAGCAGCGCGGCGACAACGAGACGCCCCGCCAGCAGCGCAAGTCGAATTCCCTCGGCTCCGGCTTCATCATCGACAGCGCGGGCATCGTCGTCACGAACAACCACGTCATCGGCGACGCCAACGACATCCAGGTGATCCTGTCCGACGGCACCAAGCTGAAGGCCGAGATCATCGGCAAGGACTCGAAGATCGACCTCGCGGTGCTGCGCGTGAAGCCGACAGCCGACCGGCCCCTGAAGGCGGTCCCCTTCGGCGATTCGGAGAAAATGCGGCCCGGCGACTGGGTCGTTGCCATCGGCAACCCGTTCGGCCTCGGCGGCTCGGTCTCGGCCGGCATCGTCTCGGCCCGGGGCCGCAACATCGAGTCCGGCCCCTACGACAATTACATCCAGACGGATGCGGCCATCAACAAGGGCAATTCGGGCGGTCCGCTGTTCAACATGGACGGCGAGGTGATCGGCATCAACACCGCCATCCTGTCGCCGACCGGCGGCTCGGTCGGCATCGGCTTCGCGGTTCCCTCAGGCACCGCCAAGCCCGTGATCGACCAGCTGCGCGAGTTCGGCGAGGTCCGCCGCGGCTGGCTCGGCGTGCGCATCCAGAACGTCGACGAATCGACCGCCGAGGCGCTCGGCCTCAAGGGCGGCGCCAAGGGCGCGCTGATTGCGGGCGTCGACGACAAGGGCCCGGCGCGAACCGCGGGCCTCGAGGTCGGCGACGTCATCACCAAGTTCAACGGCAGCGCCGTCAAGGCGTCGAGCGACCTCCCGCGCATCGTCGCCGCGACGCCGGTCGGCAAGACGGTCGACGTGGTGGTGGTCCGCAAGGGCGAGGAGGTGACGAAGCCCGTCACGCTCGGCCGCCTGGAGGACGGCGAGAAGCCGCAACTCGCCAACGTGAAGCAGCCGGAGCCCGAGAGCGCCGTGCGCCAGGCCCTCGGCCTCAACCTGTCGGGCATGACCGACGAGCTGCGCAAGCGCTATAGCATCAAGGATACGGTCAAGGGTGTGGTCGTCACCCGGGTCGATCCCTCCTCCACGGCCGCCGACAAGCGGATCCAGGCGGGCGAGGTGATCGTCGAGGTGGGCCAGGAAGCGGTGAGCGCCCCGGCCGACGTGACGAAGCGGGTCGACGCGCTGAAGAAGGAGGGCCGCAAGTCCGTCCTGCTGCTCGTCGCGAGCGCGGGCGGGGACGTGCGCTTCGTGGCGCTCGGACTCGAGTAA
- the serB gene encoding phosphoserine phosphatase SerB, giving the protein MTLVASLIANASRPAITDAVLAEARAVLGTDHQPRVLHGEVAAEILVPGGGADAEVLTGRLRRALRGEPIDVAVLPAGPHRRKRLFLADMDSTMIEQECIDELADIVGLKAYVSAITERAMRGEIAFEPALRERVALLKGLSVSVIDALIRDRLSLTPGGTTLVRTMRAHGARTCLVSGGFTLFTGPIAERIGFDEHHSNRLCVAEGHLTGLVEEPIVGKAAKRETLVGLRERLGLDAAETLAVGDGANDLDMLGEAGLGVAFRAKAAVASAAQVRIDHGDLTALLYLQGYAASEFVG; this is encoded by the coding sequence ATGACCCTGGTCGCCAGCCTGATAGCAAACGCATCGCGGCCCGCCATCACGGATGCGGTTCTGGCCGAGGCCCGCGCCGTCCTCGGCACGGACCATCAGCCGCGCGTCCTCCACGGCGAGGTCGCGGCCGAGATCCTAGTCCCGGGCGGCGGCGCCGACGCCGAGGTGCTGACCGGGCGCCTGCGGCGCGCGCTGCGGGGCGAGCCCATCGACGTCGCCGTGCTGCCGGCGGGCCCGCACAGGCGCAAGCGCCTGTTCCTGGCCGACATGGATTCGACCATGATCGAGCAGGAATGCATCGACGAGCTCGCCGACATCGTCGGGCTGAAGGCGTACGTCTCCGCGATTACCGAACGGGCCATGCGGGGCGAGATCGCTTTCGAGCCGGCGCTCCGCGAGCGGGTGGCCCTGCTGAAGGGCCTGTCCGTCTCGGTGATCGACGCGCTGATCCGGGACCGGCTCTCCCTCACGCCGGGCGGCACAACGCTGGTGCGCACCATGCGGGCGCACGGCGCGCGGACCTGCCTCGTGTCCGGCGGCTTCACGCTCTTCACCGGGCCGATCGCGGAGAGGATCGGCTTCGACGAGCACCATTCGAACCGTCTCTGCGTGGCAGAGGGCCACCTGACCGGGCTCGTCGAGGAGCCGATCGTCGGCAAGGCGGCGAAGCGCGAGACCCTCGTGGGCCTGCGCGAGCGCCTCGGCCTCGACGCCGCGGAGACTCTGGCGGTCGGCGACGGCGCGAACGATCTCGACATGCTGGGGGAGGCCGGGCTCGGTGTCGCCTTCCGGGCGAAGGCGGCCGTCGCCTCGGCCGCGCAGGTGCGCATCGACCACGGGGATCTGACCGCACTGCTCTACCTGCAGGGCTACGCGGCGAGCGAGTTCGTCGGTTGA
- the miaA gene encoding tRNA (adenosine(37)-N6)-dimethylallyltransferase MiaA, which produces MPSPVPTSADQPAAILIAGPTASGKSALATALALRHGGVVVNTDSMQVYGDLRILTARPSPEEEEAAPHRLYGHVDGAVNYSAGHFARDAAALVAALGGRLPVFVGGTGLYFRALEEGLSDLPDVPDAVRAAIRARAEGRPSEALHADLAALDPDGAASLRPSDRARVMRALEIHAATGRPIAAFHGSRVPGPLAGLHLRKIFLAPDRDALRARIDARFRAMIASGALDEVARLRERGLDPLLPIMRAHGVPGLIAHLDGALGLEAAILRGQNDTRRYAKRQFTWFRHQMGDGWAWTDPEAALAEARA; this is translated from the coding sequence TTGCCGTCGCCAGTGCCGACATCCGCCGATCAGCCGGCGGCCATCCTCATCGCAGGGCCGACCGCCTCGGGCAAGTCGGCGCTCGCGACGGCCCTGGCGCTTCGTCACGGCGGCGTGGTGGTCAACACGGATTCGATGCAGGTCTACGGCGATCTGCGCATCCTGACCGCGCGGCCGAGCCCCGAGGAGGAGGAGGCCGCGCCGCACCGGCTCTACGGACATGTCGACGGCGCCGTGAACTACTCGGCCGGGCATTTCGCGCGCGATGCCGCCGCACTCGTCGCCGCGCTCGGGGGGCGCCTGCCCGTTTTCGTCGGGGGGACGGGCCTGTATTTCCGCGCTCTGGAGGAGGGGCTTTCCGACCTGCCGGACGTGCCCGACGCCGTGCGCGCAGCGATCCGCGCGCGGGCCGAGGGCCGCCCCAGCGAGGCGCTCCACGCGGACCTCGCTGCGCTCGACCCGGACGGTGCCGCGAGCCTGCGGCCGAGCGATCGTGCCCGCGTGATGCGCGCCCTGGAGATCCACGCCGCCACCGGGCGGCCCATCGCGGCGTTCCACGGCAGCCGCGTGCCGGGCCCGCTCGCGGGCCTCCACTTGCGGAAGATCTTCCTCGCCCCTGACCGGGACGCACTTCGCGCGCGCATCGACGCGCGCTTCCGGGCGATGATCGCTTCGGGCGCCCTCGACGAGGTGGCCCGCCTGCGCGAGCGCGGCCTCGACCCGCTCCTGCCGATCATGCGCGCCCACGGCGTGCCCGGCCTCATCGCCCATCTCGACGGGGCACTCGGCCTGGAGGCGGCGATCCTGCGCGGGCAGAACGACACGCGGCGCTACGCCAAGCGGCAATTCACGTGGTTCCGCCACCAGATGGGGGACGGGTGGGCCTGGACCGACCCGGAGGCGGCCCTCGCCGAGGCGCGGGCGTGA
- a CDS encoding NAD(P)-dependent oxidoreductase, with product MAKVAFLGLGVMGGPMAGHLAKKGHEVTVYNRTAAKAEAWVQANGGARADTPREAARDAEIVFACVGNDEDLRGITLGEDGAFAGMKRGAIFVDHTTASAEVARELAAEAAERGIGFVDAPVSGGQAGAENGVLTVMCGGDAAAYAKVEDAIGAYARACRLMGPAGSGQLTKMVNQICIAGLVQGLSEGVHFAKRAGLDVEAVLDVISKGAAGSWQMENRGRTMNEGRFDFGFAVDWMRKDLGILLDEARRNGASLPVSALVDQFYAEVQRMGGNRWDTSSLIARLER from the coding sequence ATGGCGAAGGTGGCGTTCCTGGGTCTCGGCGTGATGGGCGGCCCGATGGCCGGCCACCTCGCGAAGAAGGGCCACGAGGTCACCGTCTACAACCGGACCGCCGCCAAGGCCGAGGCGTGGGTGCAGGCGAACGGGGGCGCCCGGGCGGACACGCCCCGCGAGGCGGCGCGCGACGCCGAGATCGTCTTCGCCTGCGTCGGCAACGACGAGGATCTGCGGGGCATTACACTCGGCGAGGACGGCGCCTTCGCCGGGATGAAGCGGGGGGCGATCTTCGTTGACCACACCACCGCCTCCGCGGAGGTGGCACGGGAGCTCGCGGCGGAAGCGGCCGAGCGCGGCATCGGCTTCGTCGACGCGCCGGTCTCGGGCGGGCAGGCCGGCGCCGAGAACGGCGTGCTCACCGTGATGTGCGGGGGCGACGCCGCCGCCTACGCCAAGGTCGAGGACGCGATCGGAGCCTATGCCCGCGCCTGCCGCCTGATGGGCCCGGCCGGCTCCGGCCAGCTCACCAAGATGGTCAACCAGATCTGCATCGCCGGTCTCGTGCAGGGCTTGTCGGAGGGCGTGCACTTCGCCAAGCGCGCCGGCCTCGACGTCGAGGCGGTGCTCGACGTGATCTCGAAAGGCGCAGCCGGCTCCTGGCAGATGGAAAATCGCGGCCGCACCATGAACGAGGGCCGCTTCGATTTCGGCTTCGCGGTCGACTGGATGCGCAAGGATCTCGGCATCCTCCTCGACGAGGCCCGCCGCAACGGCGCCTCGCTGCCGGTCTCCGCCCTCGTCGACCAGTTCTACGCGGAGGTTCAGCGGATGGGCGGCAACCGCTGGGACACGTCGAGCCTGATCGCGCGGCTGGAGCGCTGA